The following are from one region of the Nicotiana tabacum cultivar K326 chromosome 3, ASM71507v2, whole genome shotgun sequence genome:
- the LOC107818370 gene encoding protein YCF54, chloroplastic-like has product MSASTALNLGSLCSSVVNLPTHYSHKPSLLLHGTQSQQFLTLPNTVLKGFSGSRNMKSAVAAVDSSDPAEKQETERKKYYFLVANAKFMLDEEEHFQEQLFERLRLFGERDKEQDFWLVIEPKFLDKFPNITKRLKRPAVALVSTNGPWITFMKLRLDRVLQESFEADSTEEALACTPVNLEFEKPEKWTAPYPKYESGWWEPFLPPGSQTSKV; this is encoded by the exons ATGTCAGCTTCAACAGCACTGAATCTTGGTTCATTATGCAGTTCGGTAGTGAATTTGCCGACCCATTATTCTCATAAACCTTCTCTGCTTTTACATGGTACTCAGTCCCAGCAATTCTTGACATTACCCAATACTGTTCTCAAGGGCTTCAGTGGAAGCAGAAATATGAAGAGTGCTGTTGCTGCTGTTGATTCCTCTGATCCTGCTGAAAAG CAAGAGACAGAAAGGAAGAAGTACTATTTTCTTGTTGCAAATGCCAAATTTATGCTGGACGAAGAGGAGCATTTCCAGGAGCAATTGTTTGAGCGTCTTCGCCTTTTCGGAGAGCGCGACAAAGAACAGGATTTTTGGCTTGTGATTGAGCCCAAGTTCTTGGATAAATTCCCTAACATTACCAAGAGACTGAAGAGACCCGCTGTAGCTCTTGTTTCAACAAATGGCCCGTGGATCAC ATTCATGAAATTGAGGTTAGATAGAGTTTTACAAGAGAGCTTTGAGGCTGACAGTACAGAAGAAGCTTTGGCATGTACTCCTGTAAATCTTGAGTTTGAAAAGCCAGAAAAATGGACAGCACCATACCCGAAGTATGAATCGGGTTGGTGGGAGCCTTTCTTGCCCCCCGGATCTCAAACATCAAAGGTATGA
- the LOC107811862 gene encoding uncharacterized protein LOC107811862: MRRISSNGIPFLSFFAISRSCSATTVRIYSSNHSSMSISSNGKFGVNGKFENVRCLDDAVTLFRQMVRKQPLPSVFDFSKLFKTMLNMKHYSAVVSLFREMQKLGIPINDFILSIVINSYCLMHRVDCAFSVLAIYLKKGIPFDVVTFTTLIRGIFAENKVKDAVDLFKKLVREKICEPNEVMYGTVMNGLSKRGHTEKTVSLLRLMEQGSTKPDIFNYSIVIDSLCKDRNLDAAISLLNEMKKKGICPDIFTFNSLIDGLCKFGQWEKVRTLFSEMLNLNIYPDVYTFNMVIDGLCKEGKVEDAEEVMSIMNEKGVEPDIFTYNVIMDGYCLRGQMDKARRILDFMIDKCIEPNIISYNILINGYCKKKKLDEATQLFREISRRGSQPNIVNYNTISQGLFEVGRVGSAKKFFDEMLSTGLVPDLGIHCTLLKGYFKYGLVEEAMSLFNELERKRENVDIEFYNVVINGLCKNGKLDKALAVFGALSLIGLLPNVRTYTTMINKFCLEGLLDEAKDMLRKMEDNGCLPNGITYNVIVQGFLRCNRISEMTILMKEMDGRGFSFDATTTELLINVIRENPSVLDMIPDFHLENKK, translated from the coding sequence ATGAGGAGAATTTCTAGCAATGGTATtccctttctctctttctttgctATTTCCCGTTCTTGTTCGGCAACTACTGTTAGAATTTACTCTTCAAATCATAGTAGTATGTCCATTTCGTCAAATGGTAAATTTGGGGTAAATGGCAAGTTTGAGAATGTTAGGTGTTTAGATGACGCTGTGACTCTCTTCCGTCAAATGGTCAGAAAGCAGCCTCTTCCGTCTGTTTTCGACTTCTCGAAATTATTTAAGACTATGCTAAATATGAAGCATTACTCTGCTGTTGTTTCTCTTTTTCGAGAAATGCAGAAATTGGGTATCCCAATTAATGATTTCATCTTGAGTATCGTGATTAACAGTTATTGCTTGATGCATCGTGTTGATTGTGCATTTTCGGTGTTAGCCATTTACTTGAAGAAAGGCATTCCATTTGATGTTGTCACCTTTACCACCCTAATTAGGGGAATCTTTGCTGAAAATAAGGTCAAAGATGCAGTTGACTTGTTCAAAAAGTTGGTGAGAGAGAAGATTTGTGAGCCTAATGAAGTCATGTATGGAACAGTCATGAATGGGCTCAGCAAAAGGGGTCATACTGAAAAAACTGTTAGTTTGCTCCGGTTAATGGAACAAGGGAGCACTAAGCCCGACATATTTAACTACAGCATTGTAATAGATTCCCTTTGCAAAGATAGAAATTTAGATGCGGCTATCAGCCTTTTGAATGAGATGAAAAAGAAAGGCATATGTCCAGACATATTCACATTTAATTCATTGATTGATGGTTTGTGTAAGTTTGGTCAGTGGGAAAAGGTTAGGACTTTGTTCTCTGAGATGTTAAACCTTAATATTTATCCAGATGTCTACACCTTCAATATGGTGATTGATGGACTGTgcaaagaagggaaagttgaagATGCCGAGGAAGTAATGAGCATTATGAACGAAAAAGGTGTAGAGCCTGATATATTCACTTACAATGTGATAATGGATGGATATTGTTTGCGTGGTCAAATGGATAAAGCGAGGAGAATTTTGGATTTCATGATAGATAAGTGCATTGAGCCTAACATTATTAGCTATAACATACTAATAAATGGATATTGTAAGAAAAAGAAGTTGGATGAGGCCACACAGTTGTTTCGTGAAATTTCTCGAAGGGGATCACAGCCTAATATTGTTAACTACAATACCATCTCGCAAGGTCTGTTTGAAGTTGGACGGGTTGGCTCTGCAAAAAAGTTCTTTGATGAGATGCTATCTACGGGGCTTGTACCTGATTTAGGCATTCATTGCACTTTACTCAAGGGTTATTTTAAGTATGGACTTGTTGAAGAAGCTATGTCACTCTTTAATGAGTtggaaagaaagagagaaaatgtTGATATTGAATTTTATAATGTTGTCATTAATGGATTGTGCAAAAATGGTAAACTTGACAAAGCTCTTGCTGTTTTTGGGGCGCTTTCTTTAATTGGACTACTTCCGAATGTGAGAACATACACTACAATGATAAATAAATTCTGTCTAGAAGGGTTGTTAGATGAAGCTAAAGATATGCTAAGAAAAATGGAGGACAACGGTTGTTTGCCAAATGGTATCACTTACAATGTTATTGTTCAAGGATTTCTCAGGTGCAATAGAATTAGTGAAATGACAATTCTTATGAAGGAAATGGATGGAAGGGGCTTCTCATTTGATGCAACTACAACCGAGTTATTGATAAACGTTATAAGGGAGAATCCATCCGTCCTTGACATGATACCAGATTTTCACTTGGAAAATAAGAAGTGA